From Triticum urartu cultivar G1812 chromosome 2, Tu2.1, whole genome shotgun sequence, a single genomic window includes:
- the LOC125534343 gene encoding uncharacterized protein LOC125534343 isoform X1: MEFGEIERASGKEKGKGSGKEKVREMILVGELRKIERVYEKEMKLKMESGKEMDWVRKFQKLDGDFGEEIVNSGDMNLVRRFRTMERKYREEMEIRSKKDMGRTMYVVRNKREVTFPSSTKTEIKRREATFHSIDNESLADALCRHIIIQRREITALERQIESRGLETIAGKKAYLERQRKKGGIYAPQQLPPEMIEMSKLSVQNIDSDAINLLGVSLPYLVLSQKEALHFLLHECHEYAYRIQSFASILRKSSIPIRLDKLKKLRILSETFVAISDYIKRSCEPLQKEIVDDPIVAKRVNLDDLSSYHAAWKSIWGSQIAGCGSFDDITTLSPMQFTHSTPGIFPHAAVAGPALQIFSIKIVNVHANLRWPLRVYGVVAARDTVDRNRNLLFSRSRANCQEVTEADPFLLLTGPSRAIVAADTVKFEVELRIMYAGADTKDTVLFSSTYNYYSMQQYANPRISSCCGMLELSVGRLTRAVQATIVGVRVVEGEWPFQYGCRVSCYLSPDEDLVPTTPTEVVLVNCKVEEMEKQSDGYVNLSRNVVSVQLEQTLKVVIQAYSESGLEYLHNVEVDFPVKQCQTTKCLCTVGNSTVQIVVAWSLLAMDKLDLVLEGYVTPV; this comes from the exons ATGGAATTCGGGGAGATAGAGAGGGCATCCGGCAAGGAGAAGGGGAAGGGATCCGGCAAGGAGAAGGTGAGGGAGATGATTCTGGTCGGGGAACTCCGGAAGATAGAGAGAGTATACGAGAAGGAGATGAAGTTGAAGATGGAATCCGGAAAGGAGATGGATTGGGTTCGGAAATTTCAGAAGCTGGATGGGGACTTCGGGGAAGAGATAGTGAATTCGGGAGATATGAATTTGGTTCGGAGATTTCGGACGATGGAGAGGAAATATAGGGAGGAGATGGAGATCCGGTCGAAGAAGGATATGGGGCGGACCATGTACGTTGTCCGCAATAAGAGGGAGGTCACGTTCCCCAGCAGTACCAAAACCGAGATCAAAAGGAGGGAGGCCACGTTCCATAGCATAGATAATGAAAGCCTTGCCGACGCTCTTTGTCGCCATATTATTATCCAGAGGAGGGAGATCACCGCCCTGGAGAGACAGATCGAATCACGAGGGTTGGAGACGATCGCCGGAAAGAAGGCTTATCTAGAGAGGCAAAGGAAAAAAGGAGGGATTTACGCTCCACAGCAGTTGCCACCCGAGATGATAGAGATGTCCAAGTTGTCTGTCCAGAACATTGACTCAGATGCAATCAACTTGCTCGGGGTAAGTTTGCCCTATCTTGTTCTCAGCCAGAAGGAAGCACTTCATTTTCTTTTGCATGAGTGTCACGAATATGCATATCGGATACAATCTTTTGCATCTATACTGAGGAAATCCAGTATCCCCATCAGGTTGGACAAGCTCAAGAAGCTCCGTATTTTATCCGAAACATTTGTGGCTATCTCGGATTATATAAAGCGTTCATGTGAACCCTTACAGAAAGAGATTGTAGATGATCCAATTGTTGCTAAGCGAGTGAATTTGGATGATCTTAGTTCTTACCATGCCGCCTGGAAATCTATATGGGGCAGTCAGATAGCAGGATGTGGTTCGTTTGATGACATAA CCACGTTGAGCCCTATGCAATTTACGCACTCCACGCCTGGTATCTTTCCACACGCTGCTGTTGCCGGTCCAGCCCTGCAGATCTTCTCCATCAAAATTGTGAATGTGCATGCCAACTTGCGCTGGCCGCTCCGTGTGTACGGGGTGGTTGCTGCACGAGACACCGTGGACCGCAACCGCAACCTTCTCTTCTCCCGGTCAAGGGCAAACTGCCAAGAAGTCACTGAAGCG GATCCTTTTTTGCTCTTGACTGGCCCTTCTCGTGCAATTGTGGCTGCGGACACGGTTAAATTTGAAGTTGAGCTTAGAATTATGTATGCTGGAGCAGATACCAAAGATACAGTATTGTTCTCTTCTACCTATAATTACTATTCCATGCAGCAGTATGCCAACCCCAGGATCAGCAGCTGCTGTGGTATGTTAGAGTTAAGTGTTGGGCGCCTTACTAGAGCGGTCCAGGCCACTATCGTGGGTGTCCGTGTTGTTGAAGGGGAGTGGCCTTTTCAATATGGATGCCGGGTTTCTTGCTACTTATCTcctgatgaagatcttgttccaACTACACCTACGGAAGTCGTGTTAGTTAACTGTAAGGTTGAGGAAATGGAGAAACAGTCTGATGGTTACGTAAATCTGTCAAGAAATGTTGTTTCAGTGCAACTAGAGCAAACGCTGAAAGTGGTCATTCAAGCCTACTCAGAATCTGGCCTTGAATATCTACATAATGTTGAGGTTGACTTCCCTGTGAAGCAATGCCAAACAACCAAGTGTTTATGTACAGTTGGTAACTCGACGGTTCAGATCGTTGTTGCTTGGTCCCTTCTTGCCATGGATAAGCTGGATCTTGTGCTGGAGGGGTATGTTACCCCAGTGTAG
- the LOC125534343 gene encoding uncharacterized protein LOC125534343 isoform X2 has protein sequence MQSTCSGLDKLKKLRILSETFVAISDYIKRSCEPLQKEIVDDPIVAKRVNLDDLSSYHAAWKSIWGSQIAGCGSFDDITTLSPMQFTHSTPGIFPHAAVAGPALQIFSIKIVNVHANLRWPLRVYGVVAARDTVDRNRNLLFSRSRANCQEVTEADPFLLLTGPSRAIVAADTVKFEVELRIMYAGADTKDTVLFSSTYNYYSMQQYANPRISSCCGMLELSVGRLTRAVQATIVGVRVVEGEWPFQYGCRVSCYLSPDEDLVPTTPTEVVLVNCKVEEMEKQSDGYVNLSRNVVSVQLEQTLKVVIQAYSESGLEYLHNVEVDFPVKQCQTTKCLCTVGNSTVQIVVAWSLLAMDKLDLVLEGYVTPV, from the exons ATGCAATCAACTTGCTCGGG GTTGGACAAGCTCAAGAAGCTCCGTATTTTATCCGAAACATTTGTGGCTATCTCGGATTATATAAAGCGTTCATGTGAACCCTTACAGAAAGAGATTGTAGATGATCCAATTGTTGCTAAGCGAGTGAATTTGGATGATCTTAGTTCTTACCATGCCGCCTGGAAATCTATATGGGGCAGTCAGATAGCAGGATGTGGTTCGTTTGATGACATAA CCACGTTGAGCCCTATGCAATTTACGCACTCCACGCCTGGTATCTTTCCACACGCTGCTGTTGCCGGTCCAGCCCTGCAGATCTTCTCCATCAAAATTGTGAATGTGCATGCCAACTTGCGCTGGCCGCTCCGTGTGTACGGGGTGGTTGCTGCACGAGACACCGTGGACCGCAACCGCAACCTTCTCTTCTCCCGGTCAAGGGCAAACTGCCAAGAAGTCACTGAAGCG GATCCTTTTTTGCTCTTGACTGGCCCTTCTCGTGCAATTGTGGCTGCGGACACGGTTAAATTTGAAGTTGAGCTTAGAATTATGTATGCTGGAGCAGATACCAAAGATACAGTATTGTTCTCTTCTACCTATAATTACTATTCCATGCAGCAGTATGCCAACCCCAGGATCAGCAGCTGCTGTGGTATGTTAGAGTTAAGTGTTGGGCGCCTTACTAGAGCGGTCCAGGCCACTATCGTGGGTGTCCGTGTTGTTGAAGGGGAGTGGCCTTTTCAATATGGATGCCGGGTTTCTTGCTACTTATCTcctgatgaagatcttgttccaACTACACCTACGGAAGTCGTGTTAGTTAACTGTAAGGTTGAGGAAATGGAGAAACAGTCTGATGGTTACGTAAATCTGTCAAGAAATGTTGTTTCAGTGCAACTAGAGCAAACGCTGAAAGTGGTCATTCAAGCCTACTCAGAATCTGGCCTTGAATATCTACATAATGTTGAGGTTGACTTCCCTGTGAAGCAATGCCAAACAACCAAGTGTTTATGTACAGTTGGTAACTCGACGGTTCAGATCGTTGTTGCTTGGTCCCTTCTTGCCATGGATAAGCTGGATCTTGTGCTGGAGGGGTATGTTACCCCAGTGTAG